A window from Kluyveromyces lactis strain NRRL Y-1140 chromosome E complete sequence encodes these proteins:
- the SER2 gene encoding phosphoserine phosphatase (similar to uniprot|P42941 Saccharomyces cerevisiae YGR208W SER2 phosphoserine phosphatase) codes for MSVVDCVVTCIAHRADCENISVTKVEQELIQQLKASSKEVELNSEKGTQGIRWLCKGKSVDIYVKVADGGLDELKRAVSTVEPLFSGVDLIVQLDNEFRKNKQLFVFDMDSTLIYQEVIEMIAAYADVEPQVKLITDRAMNNEIDFCQSLRERVKLLKGIQTRHLYDEIKPRLRVTKGVPELSRALKSQGCKLAVLSGGFIPFANYIKEKLNFDFALANTLGVEVSDDGTEQLNGEALGDIVDGVRKAKTLVALAEQYNSPIESTVMVGDGGNDLNAMAAAGFGIAWNAKPKVQEQAPCKLNSDTMIDVLYILGHTEKEIETMIKE; via the coding sequence CACCGTGCTGATTGCGAGAACATCTCTGTGACGAAAGTCGAACAAGAGCTGATTCAACAGCTGAAGGCCTCGAGCAAGGAAGTCGAATTAAACAGCGAGAAAGGTACTCAGGGTATCAGATGGCTATGCAAAGGCAAGAGTGTTGATATTTATGTGAAAGTTGCGGACGGTGGGTTAGATGAGTTGAAACGTGCCGTTTCCACAGTGGAACCGTTGTTCTCTGGTGTAGACCTCATCGTGCAATTGGACAATGAGTTCAGAAAGAACAAGcaattgtttgtttttgacATGGATTCAACCTTGATTTACCAAGAAGTCATCGAGATGATTGCCGCATACGCGGATGTGGAACCTCAAGTGAAATTGATCACGGACCGTGCCATGAATAATGAGATCGATTTCTGTCAATCTTTGAGAGAACGTGTGAAATTATTGAAGGGAATTCAAACGAGACACTTATACGATGAAATTAAACCTAGATTAAGAGTCACCAAGGGTGTCCCAGAGCTATCGAGGGCGTTGAAGTCCCAAGGTTGTAAATTGGCAGTGTTAAGTGGTGGGTTCATCCCGTTTGCTAACTACATTAAGGAAAAGTTAAACTTCGATTTTGCATTGGCTAATACTCTGGGTGTGGAAGTGTCGGATGACGGTACTGAACAATTGAACGGTGAAGCACTCGGCGATATAGTTGACGGAGTGCGCAAGGCCAAGACGTTGGTGGCTCTTGCAGAACAGTACAATTCTCCGATCGAATCCACCGTCATGGTCGGAGATGGTGGTAATGATTTGAACGCAATGGCCGCAGCTGGGTTCGGAATCGCATGGAACGCCAAGCCAAAGGTCCAAGAACAAGCCCCATGTAAGTTAAACAGTGATACAATGATAGACGTCCTATACATCCTGGGGCACACTGAGAAGGAGATAGAAACCATGATCAAAGAATAG